The following are from one region of the Capsicum annuum cultivar UCD-10X-F1 chromosome 1, UCD10Xv1.1, whole genome shotgun sequence genome:
- the LOC107844882 gene encoding E3 ubiquitin-protein ligase PUB23-like, translated as MDEVEIPQYFLCPISLMIMKDPVTTVTGITYDRESIEVWLVTAEEDMAVTCPVTKQNLPRDIELLTPNHMLRRLIQAWCIANASNGIDRIPTPKYPLDKSHMLRLVRQVNNHQLCAEALKKIDALVIENEKNRKCLEEVGAIKAMVSFIVRNYKERKVINGLEEALKIFHLVWSPTTENEQLVKENRDLIVAILWILRSDMTKNQVVLKTQAMMVLKNVTEVSSSNLLSGLDPEFFQEMVNMLRKESKHHISQQATKAALQVLVHACSWGRNKQKIIESGAIFELIELELCNTEKRVSELVLCVLAHLCTLADGRAEFLKHAAGIGVVTKRTLRVSSSTDDCAIQILGSISKCSATKEVLMEMLRVGAVSKLCMVIQASCSDYLKKKAMEILRTHSHAWSNSPCIQVYLLTRYPGQ; from the exons ATGGATGAAGTAGAGATACCTCAATATTTTTTATGTCCTATATCACTTATGATCATGAAAGATCCGGTGACAACGGTGACTGGGATAACGTACGATCGAGAAAGTATCGAGGTGTGGTTGGTAACGGCGGAGGAAGACATGGCCGTGACATGTCCGGTGACAAAACAGAATTTGCCTAGAGATATTGAGTTGTTGACACCAAATCATATGCTACGGCGACTAATTCAAGCTTGGTGTATTGCCAATGCAAGTAATGGGATTGATAGAATTCCAACCCCTAAATATCCTTTGGATAAATCTCACATGCTCCGACTTGTTCGTCAG GTGAATAATCATCAGCTTTGTGCTGAAGCATTGAAGAAAATTGATGCTTTAGTGATTGAGAATGAGAAGAACAGGAAGTGCTTGGAAGAAGTTGGTGCAATTAAGGCTATGGTTTCTTTTATAGTAAGAAactataaagaaagaaaagtaatCAATGGTCTTGAAGAAGCTTTGAAAATTTTTCACCTTGTTTGGAGCCCAACAACTGAAAATGAGCAACTTGTCAAGGAAAATCGCGATCTAATCGTAGCTATTTTATGGATCTTGAGGAGTGACATGACCAAAAATCAAGTCGTTCTCAAGACTCAAGCGATGATGGTGTTAAAAAACGTAACAGAGGTGTCGAGTTCAAATCTTTTGTCAGGGCTAGACCCTGAATTCTTTCAAGAAATGGTGAATATGCTACGAAAAGAAAGCAAACATCACATCTCTCAACAAGCAACAAAAGCAGCCTTACAAGTACTAGTACATGCTTGTTCATGGGGAAGAAACAAGCAAAAAATCATCGAATCAGGAGCCATATTCGAGCTAATAGAGCTCGAATTATGCAATACAGAAAAAAGAGTTTCGGAATTGGTACTTTGTGTTTTGGCTCATTTGTGCACTTTGGCTGATGGTAGGGCAGAATTCTTGAAACATGCAGCTGGAATTGGTGTTGTTACAAAAAGGACACTTAGGGTTTCTTCATCTACTGATGATTGTGCAATTCAAATTCTTGGATCAATTTCTAAGTGTTCAGCcacaaaggaagtgttgatggaAATGTTGAGAGTTGGAGCTGTGTCAAAGCTTTGTATGGTGATTCAAGCAAGTTGCAGTGATTACTTAAAGAAAAAAGCTATGGAGATCTTGAGGACACATTCTCATGCTTGGAGTAATTCTCCATGTATTCAAGTTTATCTCTTGACTAGATATCCTGGACAATAG